In Nematostella vectensis chromosome 11, jaNemVect1.1, whole genome shotgun sequence, a genomic segment contains:
- the LOC116620586 gene encoding uncharacterized protein LOC116620586 — protein MMVNTKFRTKRRPVARGHRSRKRKQTEEGEENSTASAKKIRTPVAKSSIQSSTDSCLKPPQGYRFQDMSILKQVLGACAICKYCKEGTLRLLERQAGCGLARTLVLLCSNNGCQAMTELPTSKRIVNGKARFYDVNRRSALAMRVIGRGRAALVKFCAVMNMPGPVKPKSFSSHVRAIHRVSKQVAGSEMAKAVKEIRKSKGCKGDSVADISVSCDGTWARRGYQSLYGMVSAIGVETGKVVDYEVKSKVCYKCRAKKDLDPLSQEYINWTESHAPNCTANFNKSSKAMESAGAVDMWNRSVTTNKLQYTEFVGDGDCSSFKDVSNSRPYGAVNITKVECVGHIQKRMGGRLRRLKRDKKGQKLNDGKTIGGRNRLTDNLIDTFQRYYGKALRQNIGDVDGMERDVRAIWHHYASTEEKPQHHYCPAGSESWCKWQKDRANGTSTFKPKKVDSAVMAEVLPTFLTLCERDLLQSVAKGLTQNANESLNHLVWDICPKEGFSGPDTVGSACAIAVSLFNGGAHTLAAMLIGLHLEVGKLSLAGFTAIDQQRLYGAAQKSTDAAKLKRQVQRAKRKKRQDHNEEAEGPMYDSGAFGP, from the coding sequence ATGATGGTAAACACTAAGTTTAGGACTAAAAGAAGGCCAGTAGCGAGAGGACATCGATCTCGGAAGAGAAAACAGACCGAAGAAGGAGAAGAAAACTCGACTGCTTCTGCAAAGAAAATTCGCACCCCAGTAGCAAAGTCTTCAATACAGTCTTCGACGGATTCCTGCTTGAAACCACCTCAAGGATACCGATTTCAAGATATGTCGATCCTAAAACAAGTTCTTGGGGCCTGTGCTATTTGTAAATACTGTAAAGAAGGCACTTTACGGCTTTTAGAACGCCAAGCTGGCTGTGGTTTAGCCCGTACTCTTGTGCTGTTGTGCTCCAACAATGGCTGCCAAGCGATGACTGAACTACCAACATCTAAGAGAATAGTCAATGGAAAGGCCCGTTTCTATGACGTAAATAGACGATCAGCTTTAGCCATGAGGGTTATTGGACGGGGAAGAGCTGCTTTGGTCAAGTTTTGTGCCGTTATGAACATGCCAGGTCCCGTAAAACCCAAATCGTTTTCGAGCCATGTGAGGGCTATACACCGCGTCTCTAAACAAGTCGCCGGAAGTGAAATGGCTAAAGCTGTCAAAGAAATCCGAAAGTCTAAGGGCTGTAAAGGAGACTCTGTCGCCGATATTTCGGTTTCTTGTGATGGAACATGGGCCAGAAGGGGCTACCAGTCTCTTTATGGCATGGTCTCGGCTATTGGTGTGGAAACTGGGAAGGTAGTGGATTATGAAGTTAAAAGCAAGGTCTGCTACAAATGTAGAGCCAAAAAAGACTTGGATCCTCTTTCCCAGGAATACATCAATTGGACGGAGTCACATGCCCCCAACTGCACTGCCAACTTCAATAAATCATCCAAAGCCATGGAATCGGCAGGGGCTGTGGATATGTGGAACAGATCAGTTACTACAAATAAGCTCCAGTATACAGAGTTTGTTGGGGATGGCGATTGCTCCAGCTTTAAAGATGTGTCTAACTCTCGTCCATATGGTGCTGTCAACATAACGAAAGTGGAATGTGTTGGCCACATACAAAAAAGGATGGGAGGCAGGCTTAGGCGACTCAAAAGGGACAAAAAAGGTCAAAAACTGAATGATGGTAAAACAATAGGTGGTCGTAACCGCCTGACAGACAACTTGATTGATACATTCCAGAGGTATTATGGGAAAGCACTGCGCCAGAATATAGGAGATGTAGATGGAATGGAGAGAGATGTACGGGCCATCTGGCACCATTATGCTTCAACAGAAGAAAAACCCCAGCACCATTATTGCCCAGCTGGTTCTGAGTCCTGGTGCAAGTGGCAGAAAGACCGAGCGAATGGGACCTCCACTTTCAAACCAAAGAAGGTGGACTCGGCAGTTATGGCGGAGGTACTTCCTACATTCCTTACTCTCTGTGAGAGGGACTTGCTACAAAGTGTTGCAAAGGGGCTCACTCAAAATGCAAATGAGTCCCTTAATCACCTTGTTTGGGACATTTGCCCCAAAGAAGGCTTCAGTGGCCCTGATACTGTAGGGTCGGCTTGTGCAATTGCTGTTTCCCTCTTCAATGGTGGTGCCCACACCCTGGCAGCTATGCTCATAGGACTCCATCTTGAGGTGGGAAAGTTAAGTCTTGCTGGATTTACTGCTATAGACCAGCAAAGACTGTATGGTGCAGCTCAGAAGTCCACTGATGCTGCCAAACTGAAGAgacaggttcagagagctaaaCGTAAGAAGCGTCAGGACCACAACGAAGAGGCAGAAGGGCCAATGTATGACTCTGGTGCCTTTGGACCTTGA
- the LOC5504405 gene encoding arf-GAP with coiled-coil, ANK repeat and PH domain-containing protein 2 — MAIINYDKGILREGYLFKQSRHVWKLWKARYFVLQKNGLIYFKKKSDCAGRPLGAVTFKDISLYIDEIGDKKRKYCLKIHADGKNYFLCCFSEDERNAWLSAILTAISSYVLALKEGKTDEELLREPGSSLPRSISLEALSTQSIRTLPQMRSRAAFGSSGDLDRIVPLRSANSQHPNRLSAAFPITKRKQKAFSVWETKWRDSYINFSEI; from the coding sequence ATGGCGATTATAAACTATGACAAAGGTATTCTTCGTGAGGGGTACCTTTTTAAACAAAGTCGACATGTGTGGAAATTATGGAAAGCTCGATATTTTGTCCTACAGAAGAACGGTCTTATTTATTTCAAGAAGAAAAGCGATTGTGCAGGGAGGCCTTTAGGGGCCGTCACGTTTAAAGATATATCTTTATACATTGACGAGATTGGAgacaagaagagaaaatactGTTTGAAAATCCACGCAGATGGGAAGAATTACTTTCTATGCTGTTTCTCTGAGGATGAAAGAAATGCATGGCTGTCTGCTATTCTTACGGCAATTTCATCGTATGTTCTCGCACTAAAGGAAGGAAAAACAGACGAAGAACTTCTAAGAGAACCTGGGAGCTCTTTACCACGATCAATTTCTCTTGAAGCACTCTCTACACAATCAATCCGGACTTTACCGCAGATGCGAAGTCGAGCAGCCTTTGGAAGCAGCGGGGATTTAGACAGAATAGTTCCTCTGCGGTCTGCAAATTCTCAACACCCAAACAGACTATCTGCTGCTTTCCCCATCACCAAGCGAAAACAGAAAGCATTTTCCGTCTGGGAAACAAAGTGGAGAGACAGTTATATTAACTTTTCTGAAATTTAG